In Cryptococcus neoformans var. grubii H99 chromosome 9, complete sequence, a genomic segment contains:
- a CDS encoding CAMK/CAMK1 protein kinase, producing MAPQTVPCQYKTGKTLGSGTYAVVKECVHITTGEYYACKVLNKKFLMGREHMVRNEIAVLKRVSAGHKNIVQLHDFFETTHNLYLVFDLCTGGELFDRICAKGSYFEKDAANIVRTVTSAVKYLHDQGIVHRDLKPENILFKSKAEDADLMLADFGLSKVLDDDKFAILTTTCGTPGYMAPEIFKKAGHGKPVDIWAIGVITYFLLCGYTPFDRDSQYEEMQAICKGDYRFEPAEYWTGVSETAKQFVRDCLTIDPTNRPTANELLNHPWLRDVEATKDEPAEAKGVDLLPNVKAAFDAKKTFRKAVLSMMAVHRLQDHGATIHGQTEAEQEKLKKEVEAFKEEAAQEDVKDVIQPGAPASI from the exons ATGGCCCCTCAGACTGTCCCCTGCCAGTACAAGACTGGAAAGACATTAGGAAG TGGAACGTA CGCCGTGGTCAAAGAATGTGTTCACATCACG ACTGGTGAATACTACGCATGTAAGGTACTTAATAAGAAGTTCTTGATG GGCCGAGAGCATATGGTCCGGAACGAAATCGCTGTCCTTAAACGAGTTTCAGCTGGCCACAAGAACATTGTTCAATTGCATGACTTTTTCGAGACTACTCATAACCTTTAT CTTGTCTTTGACCTTTGTACCGGTGGAGAGCTTTTCGATAGGATCTGTGCCAAGGGAAGCTACTTTGAGAA GGATGCTGCCAATATTGTGCGAACTGTAACATCAGCCGTCAAGTACCTCCATGACCAAGGCATCGTTCACAGAG ATTTGAAGCCGGAGAACATCCTTTTCAAGTCCAAGGCCGAAGATGCGGATCTTATGTTGGCTGACTTTGGATTGTCCAAGGTCTTAGATGATGATAAATTTGCTATTCTAACTACTACATGTGGT ACTCCTGGTTACATGGCT CCTGAAATATTCAAAAAGGCCGGCCACGGCAAGCCTGTGGATATTTGGGCCATCGGTGTCATCAC CTACTTCCTCCTTTGTGGCTATACCCCCTTCGACCGCGACTCTCAATACGAAGAGATGCAAGCCATCTGCAAGGGCGACTATCGCTTCGAACCTGCCGAATATTGGACGGGTGTCTCTGAGACTGCCAAACAATTCGTGCGTGACTGCTTGACCATCGACCCCACAAATCGACCTACAGCGAATGAGTTGTTGAACCACCCTTGGTTGAGAGACGTTGAAGCCACCAAGGACGAACCCGCTGAGGCTAAGGGTGTTGACTTGTTGCCTAACGTCAAGGCCGCCTTCGATGCCAAGAAGACAT TCCGCAAGGCAGTTTTGAGTATGATGGCTGTTCACAGGCTCCAAGATCATGGCGCCACTATCCACGGTCAGACTGAGGCAGAGCAGGAaaaattgaagaaggaagtggaagcgttcaaggaagaggcggctCAG GAGGACGTGAAGGATGTTATCCAACCAGGTGCTCCCGCTTCCATTTAA